One Jeotgalibaca porci genomic region harbors:
- the pfkB gene encoding 1-phosphofructokinase, giving the protein MIYTVTLNPSIDYVVRLEKMDLDAVNRIEEDFKLPGGKGINVSRILKQLAVPSTAWGYAGGFTGKYIADWLTEEGITTDFSEVSEPTRINVKIKADHETELNGAGPLVSPEARLELEEKFATLTADDVVVLSGSKPPSLPEDYYQQLIALVQKAGATFVIDTTGQELLTSLKSNPLVVKPNHHELADMYGMKASGMTDLIPYGKQLVADGAQYAIVSMASDGALFFDGNAVYHGWSPKGTVKNSVGSGDSMIAGFVGTYLKEKDALAAFRMSLACGSATAFSDDLAKATEIQALLPTITIKKLEEIA; this is encoded by the coding sequence ATGATTTATACAGTAACGTTGAACCCGTCGATTGACTATGTAGTACGACTGGAAAAAATGGATTTGGATGCGGTAAATCGCATTGAGGAAGATTTCAAATTGCCGGGCGGAAAAGGCATTAATGTTTCGCGGATTTTGAAACAACTGGCAGTTCCTTCTACCGCTTGGGGATATGCCGGCGGTTTTACCGGAAAATACATTGCGGATTGGTTGACAGAAGAAGGCATTACGACTGATTTTAGTGAAGTCAGCGAGCCAACGCGGATTAACGTCAAAATTAAAGCGGACCATGAAACAGAATTAAACGGTGCCGGGCCACTGGTTAGCCCAGAAGCACGCTTAGAGTTAGAAGAAAAATTTGCGACGTTGACAGCAGATGATGTTGTCGTTTTGTCGGGAAGCAAGCCCCCTTCACTGCCGGAAGATTATTACCAGCAGCTGATTGCGTTGGTTCAGAAAGCTGGCGCAACGTTTGTTATCGATACGACTGGACAGGAATTATTAACTTCTTTGAAATCAAATCCTTTGGTTGTGAAACCGAATCATCACGAACTGGCGGATATGTATGGCATGAAAGCTTCAGGTATGACGGATTTAATCCCTTATGGAAAGCAACTGGTCGCTGACGGTGCGCAGTATGCCATTGTTTCGATGGCTAGCGACGGAGCCTTGTTCTTTGACGGTAACGCGGTTTATCACGGCTGGTCTCCAAAAGGAACGGTTAAAAACTCCGTAGGCTCAGGGGACTCCATGATTGCCGGCTTTGTTGGAACGTATTTGAAAGAAAAAGACGCGTTAGCGGCTTTTCGTATGAGCTTAGCATGCGGAAGTGCGACGGCGTTCTCAGATGATTTGGCGAAAGCTACAGAAATTCAAGCATTATTACCAACTATTACCATTAAAAAATTGGAGGAAATCGCATGA
- a CDS encoding PTS fructose transporter subunit IIABC: protein MKIKDVMLKELMILPLTADSKAGVIEEMTQRLFDKGVINDLELFRDGIHNREAQSSTGLGDGIAMPHAKNAAVTRPAVVFAKSEAGVDYDSLDGQPAHLFFMIAAPDSANDVHLQVLSGLSRLLLDPALLGKLKQAQTAEDVEALFAAAEAAKDAEEAAENETAATPVDSERPFVVAVTACPTGIAHTYMAEDALKKKAAEMGVDIKVETNGSDGTKNRLTADDIERASAVIAAVGKKVEMNRFKGKRVLERPVADGIKKAEELITKAVNQEAPIYQGDKEAVQEENYEKTSGLSSLYKDLMNGISHMLPFVVGGGIILAISFLFENWFGDESAVFLSLNQTGAAAFQFLIPILAGYIAYSIADRPGLLPGMAGGFMAVQSNAGFLGGLIAGFLAGYVMNAVKRGLSGLPKSLAGLKTILLFPVFGLLFTGLIMYFFVGPVFATINNAMLDFLAGLGTGNTVLLGAVLGGMMAIDMGGPFNKAAYAFSIGIFTDTGDGRWMAAVMVGGMIPPIAIALATFLFKNKFNAVERQSGLSNLIMGLSFITEGAIPFAAADPLRVIGSSIVGSAIAGGLTQFWNTSIPAPHGGIFVVSLGENRLMFLVALLIGSVISAALLGLLRKPATESDVKLKA from the coding sequence ATGAAAATCAAAGATGTAATGCTGAAAGAATTAATGATTTTACCTTTAACAGCGGATTCGAAAGCCGGTGTTATTGAGGAAATGACGCAACGTTTGTTTGACAAAGGTGTTATTAATGACTTGGAACTATTCCGCGATGGCATTCACAATCGTGAAGCACAATCCTCAACGGGATTAGGTGACGGAATTGCGATGCCACATGCGAAAAATGCAGCAGTGACGCGCCCAGCAGTTGTTTTTGCAAAGAGCGAAGCAGGCGTGGATTATGATTCGTTGGATGGACAACCGGCACACCTCTTCTTTATGATTGCGGCTCCGGATAGCGCGAATGATGTGCATTTACAAGTATTGTCCGGTTTATCCCGTTTGTTGTTGGATCCGGCTTTACTGGGTAAATTGAAACAAGCTCAGACAGCGGAAGATGTGGAGGCTTTATTTGCCGCAGCGGAAGCAGCGAAGGATGCTGAGGAAGCGGCTGAAAATGAAACAGCAGCTACACCGGTAGATTCAGAGCGTCCATTCGTTGTTGCTGTGACAGCTTGCCCGACTGGTATCGCGCATACGTACATGGCCGAAGATGCTTTGAAGAAGAAAGCAGCTGAAATGGGTGTCGATATCAAAGTCGAAACGAACGGTTCAGACGGAACGAAAAACCGTTTGACGGCTGACGATATTGAACGTGCTTCGGCTGTTATCGCCGCAGTTGGTAAAAAAGTGGAAATGAACCGTTTCAAAGGTAAACGCGTTTTGGAACGTCCGGTTGCGGATGGCATCAAAAAAGCTGAAGAGTTGATTACGAAAGCTGTTAATCAAGAAGCACCGATTTACCAAGGTGACAAGGAAGCTGTTCAAGAAGAGAATTATGAAAAAACGTCTGGCTTGTCTTCGTTGTATAAAGACTTGATGAACGGGATTTCGCATATGCTTCCGTTTGTTGTCGGTGGCGGGATTATCTTGGCGATTTCCTTCTTATTTGAAAATTGGTTTGGGGATGAAAGTGCTGTGTTCTTGTCGTTGAATCAAACGGGTGCCGCGGCCTTCCAATTCTTGATTCCGATCTTAGCGGGTTATATTGCCTATAGTATTGCGGATCGTCCGGGACTTCTACCTGGTATGGCGGGCGGTTTCATGGCAGTACAAAGCAATGCTGGTTTCCTCGGTGGATTAATTGCCGGTTTCCTAGCAGGTTATGTGATGAATGCAGTCAAACGTGGACTTAGTGGTTTACCGAAATCATTAGCTGGTTTGAAAACGATCCTCTTGTTCCCTGTGTTTGGCTTGCTGTTTACTGGTTTAATTATGTACTTCTTCGTTGGTCCAGTATTCGCAACGATTAACAACGCGATGCTTGATTTCTTGGCTGGCCTTGGAACGGGTAATACGGTTCTCCTTGGTGCGGTACTTGGTGGCATGATGGCGATTGATATGGGTGGTCCATTTAACAAAGCGGCGTATGCCTTCTCAATCGGAATTTTTACAGATACAGGTGATGGCCGTTGGATGGCTGCGGTTATGGTCGGCGGGATGATTCCACCGATTGCGATTGCTTTGGCAACATTCTTATTCAAAAATAAATTCAACGCTGTTGAGCGTCAATCCGGTTTATCAAACTTGATTATGGGATTATCGTTCATCACAGAAGGTGCGATTCCATTTGCGGCCGCAGATCCTTTGCGCGTGATTGGTTCATCCATCGTTGGTTCTGCAATTGCCGGCGGTTTGACGCAATTCTGGAATACATCCATTCCAGCTCCTCATGGGGGAATATTCGTAGTCAGTCTGGGTGAGAACCGTTTGATGTTCTTAGTGGCTCTCCTGATTGGTTCAGTTATTTCAGCAGCCTTGCTTGGCTTGCTACGTAAACCTGCTACAGAAAGTGATGTAAAATTGAAAGCTTAA